The uncultured Hyphomonas sp. genome includes a window with the following:
- the bamE gene encoding outer membrane protein assembly factor BamE translates to MARRAILAAGLMALPLTACLTPSRDYHGYVADETQPDEIQPGEDTRSTVLAQLGSPSTKSLFDDNTWIYMSELQERIAFYRPKVKTRKVTAISFGTDDKVEEVLEYSAEDGQVINYASRETPTRGRELGLWEQIFGTVGNVRLPNSDEVTPDNPTGRRR, encoded by the coding sequence ATGGCGCGACGCGCAATTCTGGCCGCAGGCCTCATGGCCCTTCCGCTGACCGCATGCCTGACACCCAGCCGCGACTATCACGGCTATGTGGCTGACGAAACGCAACCGGACGAGATCCAGCCCGGCGAAGACACCCGGTCCACCGTCCTAGCGCAACTCGGCTCACCATCGACCAAGAGCCTGTTCGACGACAACACCTGGATCTACATGTCCGAGCTTCAGGAACGGATTGCGTTCTACCGCCCGAAAGTGAAAACGCGGAAAGTCACGGCCATCAGCTTCGGCACCGACGACAAGGTGGAAGAAGTCCTCGAATATTCTGCCGAAGACGGTCAGGTGATCAATTACGCCTCCCGCGAGACGCCGACCCGCGGCCGCGAACTCGGCCTCTGGGAGCAGATCTTCGGGACGGTCGGCAATGTGCGCCTGCCCAATTCCGACGAGGTCACACCGGACAATCCGACCGGACGGCGGCGTTAA
- the purC gene encoding phosphoribosylaminoimidazolesuccinocarboxamide synthase: MNKRRVVYEGKAKILYEGPEPGTLIQYFKDDTTAFDAQKRAVLDGKGVLNNRISEFMMTRLAGVGIPTHFIRRLNMREQLIKKVEIIPLEVVVRNVAAGSLAKRLGIEEGQVLPRPIVEFYYKDDALHDPLVTEEHIAAFGWAGPQEYDDLISLALRVNDFMSGLFAAVGIRLIDFKLEFGRYFEGDAEIPRILLADEISPDSCRLWDFETGDKLDKDRFRRDLGGVTEAYAEVARRLGIIKESGETDNVVSFNGGK; this comes from the coding sequence ATGAACAAACGACGTGTCGTTTATGAAGGCAAGGCCAAGATCCTTTATGAGGGTCCGGAGCCGGGCACCCTCATTCAGTATTTCAAGGATGATACAACTGCCTTTGATGCCCAGAAACGCGCCGTCCTGGATGGCAAAGGCGTCCTGAATAACCGCATCAGCGAATTCATGATGACCCGCCTGGCCGGCGTCGGCATCCCGACCCACTTCATCCGCCGCCTCAATATGCGAGAGCAGCTGATCAAGAAGGTTGAGATCATTCCGCTGGAAGTCGTCGTGCGAAACGTTGCTGCCGGCTCGCTGGCCAAGCGTCTCGGGATCGAGGAAGGCCAGGTTCTGCCCCGCCCGATTGTCGAGTTCTACTACAAGGACGACGCGCTGCACGATCCGCTGGTGACCGAAGAACATATCGCCGCTTTCGGCTGGGCCGGGCCCCAGGAATATGACGACCTCATCTCACTTGCCCTGCGCGTGAATGATTTCATGTCGGGCCTGTTCGCTGCCGTCGGCATCCGCCTGATCGACTTCAAGCTGGAGTTCGGACGTTATTTCGAAGGCGATGCCGAGATTCCGCGGATTCTGCTGGCCGATGAGATCAGCCCCGACTCCTGCCGCCTGTGGGATTTCGAAACCGGCGACAAGCTGGACAAGGACCGTTTCCGCCGCGATCTGGGCGGGGTGACGGAAGCCTATGCCGAAGTGGCCCGGCGGCTCGGAATCATCAAGGAATCCGGCGAAACAGACAATGTCGTCAGCTTCAATGGCGGCAAGTGA
- a CDS encoding ubiquinol-cytochrome C chaperone family protein — MAGFWNPLHGVVQQKRRAESLYRGLMSAALAPEAYVAGAVADDLDHRVQMVSLHAAILVWQLTHRPERPLKRLPQHIHTRVFDGFDASLRETGVGDASIARKVRKMGEHYYGLGQATAACLSGPESERISALSDMLKRNGVTMPGHEAELAAHLAALADAFEAASSEAFLDGQAPWTTFPATNTRGVAKV, encoded by the coding sequence TTGGCGGGTTTCTGGAATCCTCTTCACGGCGTGGTGCAGCAGAAGCGACGGGCGGAATCGCTCTATCGTGGCCTCATGTCGGCAGCTCTGGCGCCCGAGGCCTACGTTGCCGGCGCCGTGGCGGATGATCTGGACCACCGTGTTCAGATGGTGAGTCTCCATGCTGCCATTCTGGTCTGGCAACTGACGCACCGCCCGGAAAGGCCGCTGAAGCGCCTGCCTCAGCACATTCACACACGCGTTTTCGATGGCTTCGACGCGTCCTTGCGGGAAACGGGGGTAGGCGATGCCTCAATTGCCCGGAAAGTCCGCAAGATGGGAGAGCACTATTACGGGCTAGGCCAGGCGACAGCTGCCTGCCTGTCCGGGCCGGAAAGCGAACGGATTTCGGCCCTTTCGGACATGTTGAAGCGAAATGGCGTCACAATGCCGGGGCATGAGGCAGAGCTTGCTGCCCACCTTGCGGCGCTGGCAGACGCCTTTGAAGCGGCCTCTTCAGAAGCATTTCTGGACGGGCAGGCGCCCTGGACGACCTTCCCTGCGACAAACACACGCGGCGTTGCCAAGGTCTGA
- a CDS encoding response regulator has translation MLYELITKELPFMRRYARAMTGDQMAGDLCVETMLQEHVLKPQPADAPLPADRAALFGLLDSIIADPARHPELDCPLPSLGNLSSLSRRALFLTAVEQFEKDAAAQILGIGPEELEDTLKNAERDLASSLATDVLIIEDEPLIAFQLKEIIESLGHKLAARALTREEAVREARAKKPGLMLVDIQLADGSSGLDAMDEIMAFHTAPSIVITAYPERLLSGRANEPAFLIPKPFRADHVKTVISQALLTQSAS, from the coding sequence GTGCTCTACGAACTGATAACTAAGGAATTACCTTTCATGCGTCGGTATGCGCGCGCCATGACGGGCGATCAGATGGCGGGAGACCTGTGCGTTGAAACCATGCTGCAGGAGCATGTTCTCAAGCCTCAGCCTGCAGATGCTCCCCTACCGGCAGATCGCGCGGCGCTGTTCGGTCTGCTCGATTCAATCATTGCAGACCCGGCGAGACATCCGGAACTGGACTGCCCCCTGCCTTCTCTTGGAAACCTTTCCTCGCTATCCCGGCGCGCACTTTTTCTGACAGCTGTCGAACAGTTCGAGAAAGACGCTGCGGCTCAAATTCTGGGAATTGGTCCGGAGGAACTGGAAGACACACTGAAGAATGCCGAGCGCGATCTCGCCTCTTCGCTCGCGACCGATGTGCTGATCATCGAGGATGAGCCATTGATTGCATTCCAGCTGAAGGAAATCATCGAGAGCCTCGGACACAAACTGGCCGCAAGAGCGCTCACACGCGAAGAGGCTGTTCGCGAAGCCCGTGCCAAGAAACCGGGCCTGATGCTGGTCGACATTCAACTTGCAGACGGCTCATCCGGACTCGACGCAATGGATGAAATCATGGCTTTTCATACTGCCCCTAGCATCGTGATCACAGCGTACCCGGAACGGCTCCTGTCGGGCCGCGCCAATGAACCGGCGTTCCTGATACCGAAACCATTCCGGGCCGATCATGTGAAAACGGTGATCAGTCAGGCCTTGCTGACGCAATCCGCCTCTTAA
- a CDS encoding glycosyltransferase family 4 protein: MGEALTENKPVRVSVLRDRYPTAFSSPRHSRHDVRRRWFVPFNKLQSKLDGFTLMQPCDGADFVHVVNRIPLGARKMICSFESHIPRTFGIAEDAILARMMLNEITSNRCRRLVGMSHFAKRTALAMHEGTPAYDVIKAKMMVQHPNVELGQKGDRLKGDDASKLVLTFVGGHFVRKGGCVAVRIAEKAIEQGLPIEVNIVSSLKAGKDVWSDPTDPDFLKKYLDLLELPNVNHEPGLPNEKARELMGRSHFTLLPTFEDTFGFSAIESMAEYTPVIGTSVCALPEVIYHGRNGYLLRLEQDELGEWVRPDKTERHTEAYTQIYHDTIEMLADEALEYLKPLIGKPEALAAMRADARYTAEKMFSADVAGRRWDDLYERVSRESVQTPAVCDPVLDQSSPESPAFLFEDRPIGGR; this comes from the coding sequence ATGGGCGAAGCGCTGACCGAAAACAAACCTGTTCGAGTATCTGTGCTGCGTGACAGATACCCTACGGCATTCTCGAGCCCGCGGCATTCGCGGCATGATGTGCGCCGCCGCTGGTTTGTCCCGTTCAACAAGCTGCAGTCGAAGCTGGACGGCTTCACCCTGATGCAGCCTTGCGATGGGGCCGACTTTGTTCACGTCGTGAACCGGATTCCTCTCGGCGCGCGAAAAATGATTTGTTCGTTTGAAAGCCACATACCGCGCACGTTCGGTATCGCAGAAGACGCCATCCTCGCGCGCATGATGCTGAACGAGATCACCAGCAATCGGTGCCGCCGTCTTGTTGGTATGTCTCACTTCGCGAAACGGACTGCGCTGGCAATGCACGAAGGCACGCCCGCCTATGACGTGATCAAGGCCAAGATGATGGTTCAGCATCCGAATGTTGAACTTGGCCAGAAAGGCGACCGCCTCAAAGGAGACGACGCATCCAAGCTGGTGCTGACATTCGTTGGCGGTCACTTCGTTCGCAAGGGCGGATGTGTTGCCGTGCGGATCGCCGAAAAGGCGATTGAGCAGGGCCTTCCGATCGAGGTGAATATCGTTTCCTCCCTGAAAGCAGGGAAAGACGTGTGGAGCGATCCCACGGATCCGGACTTCCTGAAGAAGTATCTGGATCTCCTGGAACTTCCCAACGTAAATCACGAACCGGGCCTGCCGAACGAGAAAGCCCGGGAGCTTATGGGCAGATCGCACTTCACGCTGTTGCCGACTTTTGAGGATACGTTCGGGTTCTCTGCCATCGAATCCATGGCGGAGTACACGCCCGTGATCGGCACCAGCGTCTGCGCGCTGCCGGAAGTCATCTATCACGGCCGGAACGGTTACCTGCTTCGCCTCGAGCAGGATGAGCTTGGTGAGTGGGTGCGCCCGGACAAAACTGAGCGTCACACCGAGGCCTATACGCAAATCTACCACGATACGATCGAAATGCTTGCTGACGAGGCGCTCGAATACCTCAAGCCGCTGATTGGTAAGCCTGAGGCGCTCGCGGCTATGCGGGCCGACGCCCGGTACACGGCCGAAAAGATGTTCAGCGCTGATGTTGCTGGCCGACGCTGGGATGATCTGTACGAGCGCGTTTCGCGTGAGTCCGTCCAGACACCTGCTGTGTGTGACCCGGTTCTGGACCAGTCTTCCCCGGAATCGCCGGCATTCCTGTTCGAAGACCGGCCAATCGGCGGCAGGTAA
- a CDS encoding helix-turn-helix domain-containing protein: MTQIPLARRSPVQPDACNLAKAIDVVGDRWTLLILRAALYGVRRFDDFQAELGCPRTVLSGRLKKLVEDGLLAKRPYKSPGKRSRPEYVLSPMGLSLRPILIGLTQWGDAWLGQGEPPPISFTRAGSKSAIRAAFVDIEGREVRPDQIRPVLRG; this comes from the coding sequence ATGACGCAGATTCCTCTCGCCCGCCGTTCGCCGGTCCAACCGGATGCCTGCAATCTTGCCAAAGCCATTGATGTGGTCGGGGACCGCTGGACATTGCTCATTCTCCGCGCCGCGCTTTATGGCGTCCGGCGCTTCGACGACTTCCAGGCCGAACTTGGGTGCCCCCGAACCGTACTGTCAGGCCGGCTCAAGAAGCTGGTGGAGGACGGCTTGCTGGCCAAACGCCCGTATAAATCGCCCGGCAAGCGGTCCCGGCCGGAATATGTCCTCTCGCCGATGGGACTCTCCCTGAGACCGATTCTGATCGGGCTGACACAATGGGGGGATGCCTGGCTGGGCCAGGGGGAGCCACCGCCCATAAGCTTCACGCGCGCAGGCTCCAAATCGGCCATAAGGGCAGCCTTTGTCGATATTGAAGGGCGTGAAGTCCGGCCGGATCAGATCCGTCCTGTGCTCCGCGGGTGA
- a CDS encoding DUF1476 domain-containing protein, protein MSTFNDRERAEEARFALTEEQQFKVMNRRNKLLGLWAAGIMGMGEDDAEAYAKTVVLSDLEEAGDEDVFRKVRGDLDKAETGTSDAEIREQMAVLIPEARSQVVDE, encoded by the coding sequence ATGAGCACATTCAACGATCGGGAGCGCGCGGAAGAAGCGCGGTTTGCGCTCACCGAGGAGCAACAGTTCAAGGTCATGAACCGCCGTAACAAGCTTCTGGGCTTGTGGGCAGCCGGTATCATGGGCATGGGCGAAGACGACGCCGAAGCCTATGCGAAAACCGTGGTCCTGTCGGACCTGGAGGAAGCTGGTGACGAGGATGTGTTCCGGAAGGTGCGCGGAGACCTCGACAAAGCTGAGACCGGCACGAGCGATGCGGAAATCCGCGAGCAGATGGCCGTCCTTATTCCGGAAGCCCGTTCGCAGGTTGTTGACGAATAA
- a CDS encoding esterase-like activity of phytase family protein: MLRRTIQFASLFLLATCAGTAEMPEAPRVAMPDADAAWTFDTISAELADASCPAGTVPAPSVPLAIEAHSIDLGPAEEVARRLPDGVAFAGGWELTADNASFGGLSDLALDSDGDLLAIVDDGAFVRIGMEDGAPDGTGELTYMLGQDGKLLQGKSMGDAEGLVVRNSLAIVSFERTHRISAFALETCGAAAREAPVSPLPSTYAGRLIDENRGAEALAITPEGNILFGYETVERGRSPIGAVTGLNSAGWTDEMAPNPAGYAFVGFDAARIGNADETFWLFRSYDPIRGNRNVLSWQNGEKEIVLTRPLAVDNYEGITVQDLGNGIARVWIISDDNFNPQQRTLLLAFDIAVTSE; this comes from the coding sequence ATGCTACGCCGCACCATTCAGTTCGCGTCCCTGTTCCTGCTTGCGACATGTGCCGGCACCGCCGAGATGCCGGAAGCGCCGCGCGTCGCCATGCCGGATGCGGACGCCGCCTGGACCTTCGACACCATCTCGGCAGAGCTTGCAGATGCCTCCTGCCCGGCCGGCACCGTACCGGCCCCATCCGTTCCGCTCGCAATCGAGGCGCATTCCATCGACCTCGGCCCGGCAGAGGAAGTTGCCCGCCGCCTGCCAGATGGGGTGGCCTTTGCCGGCGGATGGGAGCTGACAGCCGACAATGCCAGTTTTGGCGGCCTGTCCGACCTGGCGCTCGACTCCGATGGCGACCTGCTTGCCATCGTCGATGACGGCGCTTTTGTCCGCATCGGCATGGAGGATGGCGCCCCGGACGGGACGGGTGAGTTGACCTACATGCTGGGACAGGACGGGAAGCTCCTTCAAGGCAAGTCGATGGGCGACGCTGAGGGGCTGGTAGTCCGGAATAGTCTGGCCATAGTCAGTTTTGAGCGCACGCATCGCATCTCTGCATTTGCTCTGGAGACCTGCGGGGCCGCGGCCCGTGAGGCGCCGGTCAGCCCGCTGCCGTCCACATATGCCGGTCGGCTCATCGACGAAAATCGCGGCGCCGAGGCCCTCGCCATCACGCCCGAGGGCAACATCCTGTTTGGCTATGAAACTGTCGAGCGCGGTCGGTCCCCCATCGGAGCCGTGACAGGCCTCAATTCTGCTGGCTGGACAGACGAAATGGCGCCCAATCCTGCCGGCTACGCCTTTGTCGGCTTCGATGCCGCCCGGATCGGCAACGCAGATGAGACCTTCTGGCTGTTCCGGAGCTATGACCCCATTCGTGGAAACCGGAATGTCCTCAGCTGGCAAAACGGCGAGAAGGAAATCGTGCTGACGCGTCCCCTTGCTGTGGATAATTACGAGGGGATTACGGTTCAGGACCTCGGGAACGGCATCGCGCGTGTCTGGATCATCTCTGACGACAACTTCAATCCGCAGCAGCGCACGCTCCTGCTCGCGTTCGACATTGCAGTCACGTCAGAATAA
- a CDS encoding PAS domain-containing protein, which produces MPDIPLQNRSDTPVDKLTQEDVAGFVDQSSVPTIAIDRGLRYIYANQAYCKAIGVPIDDVLGKYVFDVYKAPSDHELSFQRKCSLSFQGEVTRSEVHTSVRMDEEGRPRTVHWQTTQEPIFGPDGQVRHLVQRAEDITHLVELQKSHDVMATELDHRVKNFVSVILATAKITSMSADSVEQYTEDFCSRVDSMARIYSRMSADGLKGLSLRSVFEGELAQVAAKRNIQYSLKGDDVQLTVKSSKDGGMVIHEFVTNAVRHGCFSRPEGRLDVEWAVVGNELRVLWVESGLTGIKPPEKKGFGTRLTDMLPNARVKRTYNDTGLTIEYIVPVEIITDDDDQDENWLAGD; this is translated from the coding sequence ATGCCGGACATTCCACTCCAAAATCGATCTGACACGCCGGTTGATAAACTCACACAGGAAGATGTTGCCGGATTTGTGGATCAGTCATCGGTTCCGACCATAGCGATCGACCGGGGCCTCCGGTACATTTATGCCAATCAGGCCTACTGCAAAGCCATCGGTGTGCCGATTGATGATGTGCTGGGGAAATATGTTTTCGACGTTTACAAGGCGCCGTCCGATCACGAGCTGTCCTTCCAGCGGAAATGCAGTCTGTCTTTTCAAGGAGAGGTGACACGTTCGGAAGTTCACACCAGTGTGCGAATGGATGAGGAGGGGCGGCCCAGAACTGTTCACTGGCAAACCACTCAGGAGCCTATCTTCGGGCCGGACGGGCAAGTTCGGCACCTTGTGCAGCGTGCGGAAGATATTACTCATCTGGTGGAGCTCCAGAAAAGTCACGATGTCATGGCCACGGAGCTGGATCATAGGGTAAAAAATTTCGTGTCTGTAATCCTGGCGACCGCCAAGATTACAAGTATGTCCGCAGACTCAGTCGAGCAGTATACGGAAGACTTTTGTTCGCGTGTGGACTCAATGGCCCGTATTTACAGCCGGATGTCAGCAGACGGGCTGAAGGGACTCTCGCTCCGCAGTGTATTCGAAGGTGAGTTGGCGCAGGTCGCAGCCAAGCGGAACATTCAGTATAGTCTGAAAGGGGACGATGTTCAGTTGACCGTGAAGTCGTCCAAGGACGGCGGTATGGTTATCCACGAGTTTGTGACGAATGCTGTGCGTCATGGCTGCTTTTCGCGTCCTGAAGGGCGGCTTGATGTCGAATGGGCTGTCGTCGGGAACGAATTGCGGGTTCTGTGGGTGGAGTCAGGGCTGACCGGAATAAAGCCGCCCGAAAAGAAGGGGTTCGGAACCCGTCTGACGGACATGTTGCCGAATGCAAGAGTGAAGCGAACCTATAATGATACGGGCCTTACCATTGAATATATCGTGCCGGTGGAGATCATCACTGATGACGACGATCAGGACGAGAACTGGCTGGCAGGCGATTAA
- a CDS encoding NepR family anti-sigma factor: protein MARSREAAESSFVCTTPENLSRGWLEGAIGDALRESFAPVVDEPMPEKLQDLLSQLRAAEQQKKGR, encoded by the coding sequence TTGGCAAGGTCGCGGGAGGCGGCAGAGAGCTCGTTCGTATGTACGACACCGGAAAATCTCTCACGAGGATGGCTGGAAGGCGCGATCGGCGACGCTCTGCGCGAGAGCTTTGCGCCGGTTGTCGACGAGCCGATGCCGGAGAAGTTGCAAGACTTGCTGAGCCAGTTACGCGCTGCGGAACAACAGAAGAAGGGACGCTGA
- a CDS encoding TetR/AcrR family transcriptional regulator, giving the protein MKLFVHEGVDAATTREIAEKAGVSEGALYRHYKGKDQLALSLFMETHNRLGQMMQEALSGDGTLEDKVHAAVKAYCELADEDFLLFSFHLVSLNRYLPYDKRREDDPVSITERIIESLMEADVIPKGDPALKAAMTLGIVMQAGQNKIYNRLPGPLGQHADAMARAVVAVLKAD; this is encoded by the coding sequence TTGAAACTGTTTGTCCACGAAGGAGTCGATGCCGCCACAACCCGTGAGATCGCGGAAAAAGCCGGCGTGTCTGAAGGCGCCCTCTACCGGCACTATAAAGGCAAGGACCAACTGGCGCTCAGCCTCTTCATGGAAACGCATAACCGCCTGGGCCAGATGATGCAGGAGGCACTTTCCGGCGACGGCACTCTGGAAGATAAAGTCCACGCAGCCGTCAAAGCCTATTGTGAACTGGCAGACGAGGACTTCCTCCTCTTTTCCTTTCATCTTGTTTCGCTGAACCGCTACCTGCCCTACGACAAGCGGCGCGAGGATGACCCGGTCTCGATTACGGAGCGGATCATTGAAAGCCTGATGGAAGCGGACGTCATTCCGAAAGGCGATCCAGCGTTGAAAGCGGCAATGACACTCGGCATCGTCATGCAGGCCGGACAGAACAAGATCTACAATCGCCTGCCTGGCCCATTGGGCCAACATGCCGACGCGATGGCCCGGGCAGTCGTTGCCGTGCTCAAAGCTGACTGA
- a CDS encoding family 16 glycosylhydrolase yields MATDTTDHSLKTYLQDWQPGSVVIVAVLVFALCVALYAAVQAPRHAQTVPETKSPAPLVADMSPVVPWNPVRTVNPVPEVPEHREGPYTLKPDAPMLESGGAFVSVLGDGLSPERFYISKHSNDKGFQGGDWVPENVKTSPDGLRLDVTPTGNPKKPYALAEVQVIGTYGYGRYETIMRPAKGSGLVSAFFTYTGPYFGKPHDEIDIEFVGKDTSIVELNYFHNGKTGSSARIKLPFDASEEDHLYAFDWKPEGISWYVDGKLIYQTPENDPFIPDNPGRLVISNWTGKKELRQWHGDPDFGNRGSAYYSCLSFTPLGENTRRCSDVFREGAQFPAPLD; encoded by the coding sequence ATGGCAACAGACACTACAGATCACAGCCTGAAGACATACTTGCAGGACTGGCAACCGGGTTCCGTCGTTATCGTGGCGGTGCTGGTGTTTGCCTTGTGCGTGGCCCTTTATGCCGCTGTGCAGGCCCCTCGTCATGCGCAGACGGTCCCCGAGACGAAGTCCCCCGCACCTCTGGTCGCGGACATGTCGCCTGTGGTTCCATGGAATCCAGTGCGTACGGTTAATCCCGTCCCGGAAGTTCCGGAACACCGGGAAGGCCCCTACACGCTGAAACCGGATGCTCCGATGCTGGAATCGGGTGGCGCCTTTGTTTCAGTACTTGGGGATGGCCTCTCGCCGGAACGGTTCTACATATCCAAGCACAGCAATGACAAAGGCTTTCAGGGCGGCGACTGGGTTCCGGAAAACGTCAAAACCAGCCCGGACGGCCTGAGGCTCGATGTAACGCCCACAGGCAACCCGAAGAAGCCGTATGCGCTGGCTGAAGTCCAGGTTATCGGCACCTATGGCTACGGCCGGTACGAAACCATCATGCGCCCGGCGAAAGGCTCCGGCCTGGTTTCGGCCTTCTTCACCTATACGGGACCCTATTTCGGTAAACCGCATGACGAAATCGATATTGAGTTCGTCGGCAAGGATACCAGCATTGTCGAGCTGAACTATTTCCACAACGGCAAGACCGGTAGTAGTGCGCGCATCAAGCTCCCCTTTGATGCGTCAGAAGAGGACCACCTCTACGCATTCGACTGGAAGCCGGAAGGCATCAGCTGGTATGTCGATGGCAAGCTGATCTACCAGACGCCGGAAAATGACCCCTTCATCCCGGATAATCCAGGCCGCCTCGTCATCAGCAACTGGACCGGCAAGAAAGAGCTGCGCCAATGGCACGGTGATCCGGATTTCGGAAACCGTGGGTCCGCTTACTATTCCTGCCTCTCATTTACCCCACTGGGCGAGAATACACGCCGGTGTTCAGACGTCTTCAGAGAAGGCGCCCAATTCCCCGCTCCGCTTGATTGA
- a CDS encoding 5-formyltetrahydrofolate cyclo-ligase has translation MTTPPPDKIQLRHRLRTIRAEAAARDPDAAEKIAELFPMKLLERYGPVVSGYVPINEELDPMPLMKRLADAGAELCLPRMLPEGGISWRLWSFGEPLERRPFGLSEPVEDAPEAHPTLILMPLLAFDAKGNRLGYGKGHYDLALQSLRSGGRAFACAVAYAAQQIDDVPAEPHDQPLDWAITPAGSIPLFMMRNMAALKQG, from the coding sequence ATGACCACGCCTCCCCCCGACAAGATTCAGCTACGCCACAGACTGCGCACCATCCGCGCCGAAGCCGCAGCGCGCGATCCGGACGCCGCCGAGAAGATTGCCGAGCTGTTTCCGATGAAGCTGCTGGAACGCTACGGACCAGTCGTGTCGGGCTATGTCCCGATCAATGAGGAACTGGACCCGATGCCGCTGATGAAGCGGCTGGCGGACGCCGGAGCTGAATTGTGCCTGCCGCGCATGCTGCCTGAAGGCGGCATTTCCTGGCGCCTGTGGAGCTTTGGCGAACCGCTCGAACGCCGCCCCTTCGGCCTTAGCGAACCGGTGGAGGACGCCCCGGAAGCGCACCCAACCCTGATCCTGATGCCGCTTCTTGCGTTTGACGCAAAAGGCAATCGCCTTGGCTATGGTAAAGGCCACTACGATCTCGCGCTGCAATCGTTAAGATCGGGGGGACGGGCCTTTGCCTGCGCCGTGGCGTATGCCGCTCAACAGATTGACGACGTTCCAGCAGAACCTCACGATCAGCCACTCGACTGGGCAATAACGCCCGCTGGCTCGATCCCGCTGTTCATGATGCGCAACATGGCTGCTTTGAAACAGGGTTAA
- the purS gene encoding phosphoribosylformylglycinamidine synthase subunit PurS: MKAIVHVALKNGVLDPQGKAVADTLARMGYKEVESARIGKVIELDLEDGLSEADANTRVKEMCEKLLANTVIESYRIDLQT; this comes from the coding sequence ATGAAAGCCATCGTGCATGTTGCCCTCAAGAACGGCGTACTCGACCCGCAGGGCAAAGCGGTTGCCGACACACTGGCGCGCATGGGCTACAAGGAAGTCGAAAGCGCACGTATCGGCAAGGTGATCGAGCTCGACCTGGAAGACGGCCTCAGCGAAGCGGATGCCAATACACGCGTCAAAGAGATGTGCGAGAAGCTGCTCGCCAACACGGTGATAGAAAGCTACCGCATCGACCTGCAGACCTAG
- a CDS encoding sigma-70 family RNA polymerase sigma factor, with the protein MTPVRQEELPDSGNEWSFVDELERLIPELRAFARSLCRERELADDLVQDTCLKAWQAIDSFDPTAPMRPWLFRILRNEFYQYSRRSWRSAPLDQEVAENTLVAPANLDARIDFRVLQAAMTDLPDVQREALILVVAAGYTYEEAGEICNCSAGTIKSRVSRAREAVVYKMERADIGQIGGSTRDESRTENGHIDLIAQIESLARGLFNAA; encoded by the coding sequence GTGACTCCGGTTCGTCAGGAAGAACTACCGGATTCCGGAAATGAATGGTCGTTTGTTGATGAGCTTGAGCGGCTGATTCCGGAGTTGCGAGCGTTCGCCCGCAGTTTGTGTCGCGAGCGGGAGCTTGCGGATGACCTCGTTCAGGACACTTGCCTGAAAGCCTGGCAGGCAATCGATTCCTTTGATCCGACCGCCCCGATGCGGCCCTGGCTGTTCCGTATTTTGCGAAATGAGTTCTATCAGTATTCCCGGCGTTCCTGGCGTTCGGCGCCGCTGGACCAGGAAGTGGCCGAGAATACGCTGGTCGCGCCGGCCAATCTTGATGCGCGGATCGATTTCCGCGTCCTCCAGGCGGCCATGACCGATCTGCCGGATGTGCAGCGAGAGGCGCTGATCCTGGTTGTTGCGGCGGGTTACACCTATGAAGAAGCGGGCGAAATCTGCAATTGCTCTGCCGGCACGATCAAAAGTCGCGTCAGTCGTGCGCGCGAAGCGGTTGTGTACAAAATGGAGCGGGCGGATATCGGCCAGATTGGCGGCTCGACACGCGATGAGAGCCGCACCGAGAATGGCCACATCGACCTGATTGCTCAGATCGAGTCGCTCGCGCGGGGACTGTTCAACGCAGCCTGA